In Oryza brachyantha chromosome 2, ObraRS2, whole genome shotgun sequence, a single window of DNA contains:
- the LOC102705138 gene encoding 19.0 kDa class II heat shock protein-like, which yields MEFSLVGGGGEPFPTSAAAVLQQLLDLPDELERQLNPPTRAYVRDRRAMANTPMDVKELPSGALVLAVDMPGVSPADVRVQVEEGNVLTISGERKRPGDAGDGKAADAVKYLRMERRMGKFMRKFPLPESADLDSVRAEYKDGVLTVTVHKKPPPEPKKPRVVEVKAGDGEPKDK from the coding sequence ATGGAGTTCTCgctggtcggcggcggcggcgagccgttcccgacgtcggcggcggcggtgctgcagcagctgctggaCCTCCCCGACGAGCTGGAGCGGCAGCTGAACCCGCCGACGCGCGCCTACGTGCGCGACCGCCGCGCCATGGCCAACACCCCCATGGACGTCAAGGAGCTCCCCTCCGGCGCGCTCGTGCTCGCCGTCGACATGCCGGGCGTCAGCCCCGCCGACGTCAGGGTCCAGGTCGAGGAGGGCAACGTGCTCACCATCAGCGGCGAGCGCAAGCGccccggcgacgccggcgacggcaaggCGGCGGACGCGGTGAAGTACCTGAGGATGGAGCGGCGGATGGGCAAGTTCATGAGGAAGTTCCCGCTGCCGGAGAGTGCCGACCTCGACAGCGTCCGCGCCGAGTACAAGGACGGCGTGCTCACCGTCACCGTGCACAagaagccgccgccggagcccaAGAAGCCGCGCGTCGTCGAGGTcaaggccggcgacggcgagcccaAGGACAAGTAG